From a region of the Mycobacterium sp. SMC-8 genome:
- a CDS encoding alpha/beta hydrolase: protein MPRINFHPELRRSARILPRQMITPVTLPFMRAASRLMWRSGDAPDDIEVLTLSSGVGVRLFRPRGVAPGPGPALLWIHGGGYVIGDAAQDDVLCRRFARELGATVASVNYRLAPEHPYPTPLEDCYTALGWLSRLPSVDPARVAIGGASAGGGLAAALALLARDRGEIPVAAQVLVYPMIDDRTVDRHGLDHPGHRLWNQSSNRFGWRAYLKDADPTEAVPARREDLAGLPPAWIGVGTLDLFHDEDLAYAERLREAGVPCEVMVVDGAFHGFDGIAPKASVSQSFFNSQCALLRTAFAPAAA, encoded by the coding sequence ATGCCCCGCATAAATTTCCACCCCGAACTGCGCCGCAGTGCCCGCATCCTGCCCAGACAGATGATCACGCCGGTCACGCTGCCGTTCATGCGGGCGGCGTCCCGGCTGATGTGGCGCAGCGGCGACGCCCCCGACGATATCGAGGTGCTGACGCTGTCCTCCGGGGTCGGGGTGCGGCTGTTCCGTCCCCGCGGCGTGGCGCCCGGCCCGGGACCGGCGCTGCTGTGGATCCACGGCGGCGGCTACGTCATTGGCGACGCCGCCCAGGACGACGTGCTGTGCCGGCGTTTCGCGCGGGAACTCGGCGCGACGGTCGCGTCGGTGAACTACCGGTTGGCACCCGAACATCCGTACCCGACTCCGCTGGAGGATTGCTACACCGCGCTGGGCTGGTTGTCGCGGCTGCCGTCGGTGGATCCGGCACGCGTCGCGATCGGCGGAGCCAGCGCCGGCGGCGGGCTGGCGGCCGCGCTGGCACTGCTGGCCCGCGACCGCGGTGAGATCCCGGTCGCCGCACAGGTTCTGGTATATCCGATGATCGACGACCGCACGGTGGACCGCCACGGGCTCGACCACCCGGGACACCGGCTGTGGAACCAGTCGAGCAACCGCTTCGGCTGGCGGGCCTACCTCAAGGACGCCGATCCGACCGAGGCGGTCCCGGCCCGCCGCGAGGATCTCGCCGGGCTCCCGCCGGCATGGATCGGCGTCGGCACCCTCGACCTGTTCCACGACGAGGACCTGGCCTACGCCGAGCGACTGCGGGAGGCCGGCGTGCCGTGCGAGGTGATGGTCGTCGACGGCGCCTTCCACGGGTTCGACGGAATCGCGCCGAAAGCGTCTGTGTCACAGTCGTTCTTCAACAGCCAGTGCGCGCTGCTACGGACGGCGTTCGCGCCCGCGGCGGCCTGA
- a CDS encoding alpha/beta hydrolase — protein MPKRRPLLRAVAELLNAANGVRPLARDGYPTIPVFAFGWPTSEMSPVYLAGSMLDALRRGIRGDFRGPRGRIALGLTAVAWALLYLIHRRNVGSQPYFEDPLREALGENYQRIAEKARPARRRYVGVFPNDVIRRRYVESVVQYGPLRVNKADIWRRADLPRDGKAPVLLQVPGGAWAIGMRRPQAYPLLSHLADHGWICVSIDYRVSPRHTWPDHIVDVKRALAWIKEHIAEYGGDPDFVAITGGSAGGHLSSLAALTADDPQYQPGFEDADTSVAAAVPIYGRYDWVSARGSGRREFIAFLQRFVVKRPIARHRQEYVDASPMYRLRPDAPPFFILHGQDDSIIPVPEGREFADALRDVSNSPVVYAEIPHAQHAFDFYYGSPRAHYTAQAVEEFLSWVMATRQVADKAS, from the coding sequence ATGCCTAAGCGCCGGCCGCTGCTGCGCGCCGTCGCCGAGCTGCTCAACGCCGCCAACGGGGTCCGCCCGCTGGCGCGCGACGGCTATCCGACCATCCCGGTATTCGCATTCGGCTGGCCCACCTCGGAGATGTCGCCGGTGTACCTGGCCGGTTCGATGCTCGACGCGCTCCGGCGCGGCATCCGCGGCGATTTCCGTGGTCCGCGTGGCCGGATCGCGTTGGGGCTGACCGCGGTCGCCTGGGCTCTGCTGTATCTGATCCACCGCCGCAACGTCGGCTCGCAGCCGTACTTCGAGGATCCGCTGCGCGAGGCGCTCGGCGAGAACTACCAGCGGATCGCCGAGAAGGCCCGCCCGGCCAGGCGTCGCTACGTCGGCGTCTTCCCCAACGACGTGATCCGCCGTCGGTACGTCGAGAGCGTCGTGCAGTACGGGCCGCTGCGAGTCAACAAGGCGGACATCTGGCGCCGGGCCGATCTGCCCCGTGACGGGAAAGCCCCTGTGTTACTTCAGGTTCCGGGCGGAGCGTGGGCGATCGGGATGCGCCGGCCGCAGGCCTACCCGCTGTTGAGCCACCTGGCTGATCACGGCTGGATCTGCGTGTCGATCGACTACCGGGTCAGCCCCCGCCACACCTGGCCCGATCACATCGTCGACGTCAAACGCGCGCTGGCCTGGATCAAGGAGCACATCGCCGAATACGGCGGAGACCCGGACTTCGTCGCGATCACCGGCGGGTCGGCGGGCGGGCACCTGTCGTCGCTGGCGGCGCTGACCGCCGACGATCCGCAGTACCAGCCCGGTTTCGAGGACGCCGACACCTCGGTGGCGGCGGCGGTTCCGATCTACGGCCGCTACGACTGGGTGTCCGCGCGCGGCAGCGGCCGCAGGGAGTTCATCGCGTTCCTGCAGCGGTTCGTCGTCAAGAGGCCGATCGCGCGGCACCGGCAGGAGTACGTCGACGCGTCGCCGATGTACCGGCTGCGCCCCGATGCGCCACCGTTCTTCATCCTGCACGGCCAGGACGACTCGATCATTCCGGTGCCGGAGGGCCGTGAGTTCGCCGACGCGCTGCGCGACGTGTCGAACTCCCCGGTGGTCTACGCCGAGATCCCGCACGCCCAACATGCTTTCGACTTCTACTACGGTTCGCCGCGGGCGCACTACACGGCGCAGGCCGTCGAGGAGTTCCTGTCCTGGGTGATGGCCACCCGTCAGGTTGCCGACAAGGCCAGTTAG
- a CDS encoding acyl dehydratase — protein sequence MTLYGQIAGGPFFDQLERGQVFDTAPSMTLTAGVAATHQAILGDRLRLPLDAELSHSVTGATAPLAHPALVCDVAIGQSTLATQRVKANLFYRGLTFYRYPVIGDTLFTRTEVVGLRQNTAKPGRAPTGLAALRMTTIDGVGRLVLDFYRCAMLPLSGDTVQTGHADDLSAIGAGEGPVTDPTADWDAEMFRARVPGPHFDPALAGAVLRSTADVVSSAPELARLSLNIAATHHDSRVAGRRLVYGGHTIGLALAQAARLLPNVVTVLGWESCDHTGPVHENDTLYSDLTIEAAEPLPGGRGGVLRLRSVVYAAGPDEDRQVLDWRFSVLHF from the coding sequence GTGACTTTGTACGGCCAAATCGCGGGCGGTCCGTTCTTCGACCAGTTGGAGAGAGGGCAGGTCTTCGACACGGCCCCCTCCATGACGTTGACCGCCGGCGTGGCCGCCACCCATCAGGCGATCCTCGGCGACCGGCTCCGGTTGCCCCTCGACGCCGAGCTGTCCCACTCGGTCACGGGCGCGACGGCGCCGCTGGCTCACCCCGCCCTGGTGTGCGACGTCGCGATCGGCCAGTCCACGTTGGCGACCCAGCGGGTCAAGGCCAACCTCTTCTACCGTGGCCTGACGTTCTACCGCTACCCGGTCATCGGCGACACCCTGTTCACCCGCACCGAGGTGGTGGGTCTTCGGCAGAACACGGCGAAACCGGGGCGAGCGCCCACCGGCCTTGCCGCACTGCGCATGACGACAATCGACGGGGTCGGGCGACTGGTGCTGGACTTCTACCGGTGCGCCATGCTGCCGCTGAGCGGCGACACCGTGCAGACCGGGCACGCCGACGATCTGTCCGCCATCGGTGCCGGCGAAGGGCCCGTGACCGACCCGACCGCCGACTGGGACGCCGAGATGTTCCGGGCGCGAGTGCCGGGCCCGCACTTCGACCCCGCGCTCGCCGGCGCCGTCCTGCGCAGCACCGCCGACGTGGTCAGCAGTGCCCCCGAACTGGCCAGGCTGTCCTTGAACATCGCAGCCACCCATCATGATTCACGGGTCGCCGGCCGGCGCCTGGTGTACGGCGGGCACACCATCGGCCTGGCCCTGGCCCAGGCCGCCCGGTTGCTGCCCAACGTGGTGACCGTGCTGGGCTGGGAATCCTGCGACCACACCGGGCCGGTGCATGAGAACGACACGCTGTACAGCGATCTCACGATCGAGGCGGCTGAGCCGCTGCCGGGCGGGCGGGGCGGGGTGCTGCGGTTGCGGTCGGTGGTCTACGCGGCCGGACCCGACGAGGACCGCCAGGTGCTGGACTGGCGGTTCAGCGTGCTGCACTTCTGA
- a CDS encoding wax ester/triacylglycerol synthase family O-acyltransferase, translating into MKRLRGWDAVLLYSETPNVHMHTLKLAVIELDDLGGAHFGVEELRKVIHSRLYKLDPFRYELIDIPFKFHHPMWRENAEVDLEYHVRSCRADAPGGRRELDEAVGRIASTPLDRSRPLWEMYLIEGLAGGRIAVLGKIHHALADGVASANLLARGMDLQDSPQADRDSYATDPVPTRGELVRTAFADHMRQIAKLPGVVRYTAAGVRRVQRSEHKLSPELTRPFTPPPSFMNHMIDATRRFATATLSLDDVKHTGKQLGVTINDMVLAMSAGALRKLLLRYDGRADHPLLASVPVSFDFSRDRISGNYFTGVLVSLPVDLEDPLSRVKAAHVAAAAGKESNNLIGPELVSRWSAYFPPAPAEAMFRWLSNKDGQNKVMNLPISNVPGPRERARVGGALVTEIYSVGPLTAGSGLNITVWSYVDQINISVLSDGTTLEDPHELTAAMLEEFTEIRRAAGLSAELTVVESAMPNDVAH; encoded by the coding sequence GTGAAGAGGCTTCGTGGCTGGGACGCTGTGCTGCTGTACAGCGAAACCCCCAACGTCCACATGCACACGTTGAAGCTCGCCGTGATCGAGCTCGACGATCTCGGCGGGGCGCACTTCGGTGTCGAGGAGCTGCGCAAGGTCATCCACAGCCGGCTCTACAAGCTCGACCCGTTCCGGTACGAGCTGATCGACATCCCGTTCAAGTTCCACCATCCGATGTGGCGGGAGAACGCCGAGGTCGACCTCGAGTACCACGTCCGGTCCTGCCGGGCCGACGCGCCGGGCGGCCGTCGCGAGCTTGACGAGGCGGTCGGCCGCATCGCGAGCACCCCGCTGGACCGCAGCCGCCCGCTGTGGGAGATGTATCTGATCGAGGGCCTGGCCGGCGGCCGCATCGCGGTGCTCGGCAAGATCCACCACGCGCTGGCCGACGGTGTCGCGTCGGCGAACCTGCTGGCCCGCGGCATGGATCTGCAGGACAGCCCGCAGGCCGACCGCGATTCCTACGCCACCGATCCGGTCCCGACCCGGGGGGAGCTGGTGCGCACGGCGTTCGCCGACCACATGCGCCAGATCGCCAAACTGCCCGGCGTGGTGCGGTACACGGCTGCGGGGGTGCGGCGTGTGCAGCGCAGCGAACACAAGCTGTCCCCGGAGCTGACCCGGCCGTTCACTCCGCCGCCGTCGTTCATGAACCACATGATCGATGCGACCAGACGCTTCGCCACCGCGACGCTGTCACTCGACGACGTCAAACACACCGGCAAGCAGCTCGGGGTCACGATCAATGACATGGTGCTGGCGATGTCGGCCGGCGCGCTGCGAAAGTTGTTGCTGCGCTACGACGGTCGCGCCGACCACCCGCTGCTGGCGTCGGTGCCGGTGAGCTTCGACTTCTCCCGCGACCGGATCTCGGGCAACTACTTCACCGGTGTGCTGGTCAGCCTGCCCGTCGACCTCGAGGACCCGCTGAGCCGGGTCAAGGCCGCGCACGTCGCCGCGGCCGCAGGCAAGGAGAGTAACAACCTGATCGGGCCCGAACTGGTCAGCCGGTGGTCGGCGTACTTCCCGCCCGCCCCGGCCGAGGCGATGTTCCGCTGGCTGTCGAACAAGGACGGCCAGAACAAGGTGATGAACCTGCCGATCTCGAATGTGCCCGGCCCGCGGGAGCGCGCCCGCGTCGGCGGTGCGCTTGTCACCGAGATCTACTCGGTCGGGCCGCTGACCGCCGGCAGTGGACTCAACATCACGGTGTGGAGTTACGTCGACCAGATCAACATCTCGGTGCTCTCCGACGGGACCACGCTCGAGGATCCACACGAGCTGACCGCGGCCATGCTCGAGGAGTTCACCGAGATTCGCCGCGCGGCGGGGCTTTCCGCCGAGCTCACGGTCGTCGAGTCGGCGATGCCCAACGACGTCGCCCACTGA
- a CDS encoding CoA transferase, translated as MTPVRIPAAVLDRASSVARDVGACTGITVDAAELLGGRAALLGLRCGDRISAGGATRLMAARDGWCALTLSRGDDVAAVPALTQTDDVMTDPWRAVERCVRDLGVTGFAERARLLGLPVGVLGETAPAAKVLRALGPRSQPASAAGLLVADLSSMWAGPLCGRLLARAGATVVKVESAARPDGTRQGPRDVFDWMNAGKLSYHADFAHPGPLRRLLAAADVVIESSRPAALRRRGLSPDSVPVRAGRTWIRITGHGTADGRADWVAFGDDAAVSGGLVGGTAQAPRFCGDAIADPLTGLHAARAVLESQARGGGELVEMSMAAVAATYAELPRDREIDCTTAPPNPSRGPAPGADNEAVERLVAERLAGSC; from the coding sequence GTGACACCCGTGCGCATCCCTGCCGCCGTGCTCGACCGGGCAAGCTCGGTCGCCCGCGACGTGGGCGCGTGTACCGGAATCACCGTCGACGCAGCGGAACTGCTCGGCGGCCGGGCCGCACTGCTGGGCCTGCGCTGCGGCGACCGGATCTCCGCAGGCGGGGCCACCCGGCTGATGGCCGCCCGCGACGGCTGGTGCGCGCTGACCCTGTCCCGCGGCGACGACGTCGCCGCGGTCCCCGCGTTGACCCAGACTGACGACGTCATGACCGACCCCTGGCGGGCGGTCGAACGCTGCGTGCGCGACCTCGGGGTGACCGGCTTCGCCGAGCGGGCGCGGCTGCTCGGCCTGCCCGTCGGCGTACTCGGTGAAACTGCGCCTGCCGCAAAGGTTTTGCGAGCCTTGGGGCCGCGGTCACAGCCGGCCTCGGCGGCGGGGCTGCTCGTCGCCGACCTGTCCTCGATGTGGGCCGGCCCGCTGTGCGGCCGGTTGCTCGCGCGCGCGGGCGCCACCGTCGTGAAGGTGGAGAGCGCCGCCCGCCCGGACGGGACACGGCAGGGACCCCGCGATGTCTTCGATTGGATGAACGCCGGAAAGCTCTCTTACCACGCTGATTTCGCGCACCCCGGGCCGCTACGCCGGCTGCTGGCCGCGGCCGACGTGGTGATCGAGTCCTCCCGGCCCGCGGCACTGCGCCGGCGTGGCCTGAGTCCGGACAGCGTGCCCGTACGTGCCGGCCGCACCTGGATACGGATCACCGGTCACGGAACGGCGGACGGCCGCGCCGACTGGGTCGCGTTCGGCGACGACGCGGCGGTCTCGGGCGGTCTCGTCGGCGGTACCGCGCAGGCGCCGCGGTTCTGCGGGGACGCGATCGCCGACCCGTTGACCGGGCTGCACGCAGCCCGTGCGGTGCTCGAATCGCAGGCCAGAGGCGGCGGGGAGCTGGTGGAGATGTCGATGGCCGCGGTCGCCGCGACCTACGCCGAACTGCCCCGCGACCGCGAAATCGACTGCACGACAGCGCCGCCGAACCCGAGTCGCGGCCCAGCGCCGGGCGCGGACAACGAGGCCGTCGAGCGTCTGGTCGCCGAACGGCTGGCCGGATCGTGCTGA
- a CDS encoding acyl-CoA dehydrogenase: protein MTASKLAITEDHQDLAAAAAGQLTRLQTLAKARATLDGGDPSPADIWSAAVELGWTGLALPEEFGGAGFGLPELSVVAECLGRQLAPGPFLSSAAAAVVIDRCAPDSVRAALLPGLAGGETVAALGVSDGVAVGADLTVTGKATAVLGAPDASVLVLVAGPDVVIIDAGPDATGVTITPLDCLDTTRRIGDVTLNDVAVPEERVLRDAARNARTVFRILTAAEAVGVSWAALDMAVEYAKVREQFGRTIGTFQAVKHHAANMLVAAEVATAATWDAARAEDLDSSWFAGAVAATLANRAQVFNAQNNIQLHGGIGFTWEHDAHLYLRRARTLAALAADGTDPVLDVVDAQRGGQAHGASFTLPPESEQYRSQAREAAAKTRALPVDRQRDHLVDSGYLVPHWPRPWGRGANVLEQLVIEEEFADVDRPDMGITGWVALTIAQAGTEEQRERWVEPVLRGQVMWCQLFSEPGAGSDAAAVRTSAKKVDGGWRVTGQKVWTSLAHMCQWGLATVRTDPDAPKHAGVTMMAIDMTAAGVTVNPLRGLTGDSHFNEVFFDDVFVPDADVVGDVNKGWLVARATLGNERVSIGGGSGAPTGTTPDHLIKLLDSAPETAAGYVRRAGEVIAELHTLRLLNLRRATRAIAGAEPGPEGNVTKLLVAESGQRLTELAFELAGTAAVTEQIPQLTRSYMGNRAMTIAGGTSEITRNTVAERILGLPRDPLLR from the coding sequence GTGACCGCGTCCAAACTCGCCATCACCGAGGACCACCAGGATCTCGCCGCGGCCGCGGCCGGCCAGCTCACGCGTCTGCAGACCCTGGCCAAGGCCAGGGCCACTCTCGACGGCGGCGACCCCAGTCCGGCCGACATCTGGTCGGCGGCAGTCGAACTCGGCTGGACCGGGCTCGCGCTCCCCGAGGAGTTCGGCGGCGCGGGCTTCGGTTTGCCGGAACTCTCCGTCGTCGCGGAGTGCCTGGGCAGGCAACTGGCGCCCGGCCCGTTCCTGTCCAGCGCCGCCGCGGCCGTGGTCATCGACCGGTGCGCGCCCGATTCCGTTCGGGCCGCACTGCTGCCCGGCCTGGCCGGCGGCGAGACCGTCGCGGCGCTCGGCGTGTCGGACGGCGTCGCCGTCGGCGCCGACCTGACAGTCACCGGAAAGGCCACCGCGGTGCTCGGCGCCCCCGACGCGTCCGTGCTGGTGCTGGTCGCGGGTCCGGACGTGGTGATCATCGACGCCGGCCCCGATGCCACCGGTGTCACGATCACCCCACTCGACTGCCTGGACACCACCCGTCGCATCGGCGACGTGACGCTGAACGACGTCGCCGTGCCCGAGGAACGGGTGCTGCGCGACGCCGCCCGCAATGCCCGGACGGTGTTCCGCATCCTCACCGCGGCCGAGGCCGTCGGTGTCAGCTGGGCGGCACTGGACATGGCCGTCGAGTACGCGAAAGTGCGCGAGCAGTTCGGCCGTACGATCGGCACCTTCCAGGCCGTCAAGCACCACGCCGCCAACATGCTGGTGGCCGCCGAGGTCGCCACGGCCGCCACCTGGGATGCCGCCCGGGCCGAGGACCTCGACAGTTCCTGGTTCGCCGGCGCAGTGGCCGCCACGCTGGCCAACCGCGCGCAGGTATTCAACGCGCAGAACAACATTCAGCTACACGGAGGTATCGGGTTCACCTGGGAACACGATGCGCACCTGTATCTGCGGCGGGCGCGCACCCTGGCGGCGCTGGCGGCCGACGGCACCGACCCGGTGCTCGACGTCGTCGACGCCCAGCGCGGCGGCCAGGCCCACGGCGCGTCGTTCACGCTGCCGCCCGAGTCCGAGCAGTACCGCAGCCAGGCCCGCGAGGCCGCGGCGAAAACCCGGGCCCTGCCCGTCGACCGCCAGCGCGACCACCTCGTCGACTCCGGATATCTTGTCCCGCACTGGCCGCGGCCGTGGGGCCGCGGCGCGAACGTGCTGGAGCAGCTGGTGATCGAGGAGGAGTTCGCCGACGTCGACCGTCCCGACATGGGGATCACCGGGTGGGTGGCACTGACGATCGCTCAGGCCGGCACCGAGGAGCAACGCGAGCGCTGGGTGGAACCGGTGCTGCGGGGCCAGGTGATGTGGTGCCAGCTCTTCTCCGAGCCGGGCGCGGGGTCGGACGCCGCGGCGGTGCGCACCTCGGCCAAGAAGGTCGACGGCGGCTGGCGGGTGACCGGGCAGAAGGTGTGGACCAGCCTGGCGCACATGTGTCAGTGGGGCCTGGCCACGGTCCGCACCGACCCTGATGCTCCGAAGCACGCCGGGGTCACCATGATGGCGATCGACATGACGGCCGCGGGCGTCACGGTGAACCCATTGCGCGGGCTCACCGGTGATTCGCACTTCAACGAGGTGTTCTTCGACGACGTCTTCGTGCCCGACGCCGATGTGGTCGGCGACGTCAACAAGGGCTGGCTGGTCGCGCGCGCGACGCTGGGCAACGAGCGGGTCTCGATCGGCGGTGGCTCCGGCGCCCCGACCGGCACCACCCCCGACCATCTGATCAAGCTGCTCGACAGCGCACCGGAGACGGCGGCGGGCTACGTGCGCCGCGCCGGCGAGGTGATCGCCGAGCTGCACACGCTCCGGTTGCTCAATCTGCGGCGGGCCACCCGGGCGATCGCCGGCGCCGAGCCCGGACCGGAAGGCAACGTCACCAAACTGCTGGTCGCCGAGTCGGGTCAGCGGCTCACCGAGCTCGCGTTCGAGTTGGCCGGCACCGCGGCGGTCACCGAGCAGATCCCGCAGCTGACCCGCAGCTACATGGGCAACCGGGCCATGACCATCGCCGGGGGAACCTCGGAGATCACCCGGAACACGGTTGCCGAGCGGATCCTCGGACTGCCGCGAGACCCGCTACTTCGCTGA
- a CDS encoding amidohydrolase family protein — translation MLIRRARLLDGTATDLRVGERILEVGAGLTRRPGEPEYDAAGGAVLPGLHDHHIHLRAAAAALHSVRVGPEVVHTRAELARVLATAPVDAHGWIRAVGYHDAAAGPLDRHVLDDVAPSVPVRVQHRSGAQWILNSAALHRVGLTDHADGRLPSADAGWAAELRQEPDLAGLSARLCRLGVTGVTDATPDLADPDQLPKQMSQRVRWLSPGKRILHDDALDLDEVSGWIADRRAADAPVAVHCVTAAQLVVTLEALRLNGIHPLDRIEHAAVVPDGTLAQLAAAGVTVVTQPNFVAERGDQYLTDVDAAEHHELWRVASLTRAGVTVALSTDAPFGDLDPWAVMRAAVHRTTPSGRVLGDGERVSAATALTMFLGAPDRPAVPRRIEPGAAADLCILSTPPPAAPVDLDAAAVAATVIGGRLVYERR, via the coding sequence GTGCTGATCCGGCGGGCGAGGCTGCTCGACGGCACCGCGACCGACCTACGCGTCGGCGAGCGCATCCTCGAGGTCGGCGCAGGGCTGACGCGCCGGCCCGGCGAACCGGAGTACGACGCCGCCGGCGGCGCCGTGCTGCCGGGCCTGCACGACCACCACATCCACCTGCGCGCGGCCGCGGCCGCGCTGCACTCGGTCCGGGTTGGTCCCGAGGTGGTGCACACCAGGGCCGAGTTGGCCCGGGTGCTGGCCACCGCGCCGGTGGATGCGCACGGCTGGATCCGTGCGGTCGGCTACCACGACGCCGCCGCCGGACCGCTGGACCGGCACGTGCTCGACGACGTCGCGCCGTCGGTTCCGGTGCGGGTCCAGCACCGCAGCGGCGCGCAGTGGATCCTGAACAGTGCCGCGCTGCACCGCGTCGGGCTGACGGACCATGCCGACGGCCGGCTGCCCAGCGCCGACGCCGGCTGGGCAGCCGAGCTGCGTCAGGAACCCGACCTCGCCGGCCTGAGCGCGCGACTGTGCCGGCTCGGCGTCACCGGGGTCACCGACGCCACACCGGATCTCGCCGATCCGGACCAGCTGCCCAAGCAGATGTCCCAGCGCGTCCGGTGGCTGTCCCCGGGCAAGCGCATCCTGCACGATGACGCGCTCGACCTCGATGAGGTGAGCGGATGGATCGCCGACCGGCGCGCCGCCGACGCGCCGGTCGCGGTGCACTGCGTCACCGCCGCCCAGCTGGTCGTGACGCTGGAGGCGTTGCGCCTCAACGGCATTCATCCGCTCGATCGTATCGAGCACGCCGCGGTGGTGCCCGACGGGACGCTGGCCCAGCTTGCCGCCGCAGGGGTCACCGTGGTGACCCAGCCGAACTTCGTCGCCGAACGCGGCGACCAGTACCTCACCGACGTCGACGCGGCCGAACACCACGAGCTGTGGCGCGTCGCCTCGCTGACCCGCGCCGGGGTGACGGTGGCGCTGTCCACCGACGCGCCGTTCGGCGACCTCGATCCGTGGGCGGTGATGCGCGCTGCCGTGCACCGCACCACGCCGTCCGGCCGGGTACTGGGCGACGGTGAACGTGTCTCGGCGGCAACGGCGTTGACGATGTTCCTGGGCGCGCCGGACCGGCCGGCCGTCCCGAGGCGGATCGAGCCCGGCGCGGCCGCCGATCTGTGCATCCTGTCCACCCCGCCGCCGGCCGCGCCCGTTGACCTGGACGCCGCTGCCGTGGCCGCCACGGTCATCGGCGGCAGGCTCGTCTATGAGCGCCGGTGA
- a CDS encoding alpha/beta hydrolase, with translation MTERPDTRYPGPTLTTRLQWLRNAGPSDYLLAMSVASASLPVIGKHLEPLGALTAAGIWGTRHAPDFVGALAKSLVTPNDAEKKKQERDCTNAVTEAALRDVVGPKDLEIEWPAAERTPPVWKMREHRRHVHRSSVRYGPRPGQLLDVWRRDDLPAEPAPVLIFVPGGAWVHGSRMLQGYALMSHLAQQGWVCLSIDYRVAPHHPWPAHISDVKTAIAWARANVDRFGGDRNFVAISGTSAGGHLAALAGLTANDPEMQGELPEGSDTSVDAVVGVYGRYDWEDKSTVERVRFMDFLERVVVKRKFDKHPDVYRKASPVARVHPEAPPFLVVHGTGDSVIPVAQAQSFVERLRGVSRSVVGYVELPGAGHGFDMTDGARTGAAATAIGLFLNHIHRNRSLIGAKEVI, from the coding sequence ATGACGGAACGGCCGGACACCCGGTATCCCGGACCCACTCTGACTACCCGCCTGCAATGGTTGCGCAACGCCGGCCCCTCCGACTACCTGCTGGCGATGAGCGTGGCCTCGGCGTCGCTGCCGGTCATCGGGAAACACCTTGAGCCACTTGGCGCACTGACCGCCGCGGGGATCTGGGGCACCCGACACGCCCCCGATTTCGTCGGCGCGCTGGCGAAGTCGCTGGTGACGCCGAACGACGCCGAGAAGAAGAAGCAGGAACGGGACTGCACCAACGCGGTCACCGAGGCCGCGCTGCGCGATGTGGTGGGTCCCAAGGATCTGGAGATCGAGTGGCCCGCCGCCGAGCGCACCCCGCCGGTCTGGAAAATGCGTGAGCACCGCCGGCACGTGCACCGGAGCTCGGTGCGCTACGGTCCGCGGCCGGGGCAGTTGCTCGACGTGTGGCGCCGGGACGACCTGCCGGCGGAGCCGGCGCCGGTGCTGATCTTCGTGCCGGGCGGGGCCTGGGTTCACGGCAGCAGGATGCTGCAGGGCTACGCGTTGATGTCCCATCTAGCCCAGCAGGGCTGGGTGTGTCTGTCCATCGACTACCGGGTGGCGCCGCACCATCCGTGGCCCGCCCACATCAGCGACGTCAAGACCGCGATCGCATGGGCCAGGGCCAATGTCGACCGGTTCGGCGGCGACCGTAACTTCGTTGCGATCTCCGGGACCTCGGCCGGCGGCCACCTCGCCGCGCTGGCCGGGTTGACCGCCAACGACCCCGAGATGCAGGGCGAGCTGCCCGAGGGTTCGGACACGTCGGTCGACGCGGTGGTCGGCGTATACGGCCGCTACGACTGGGAGGACAAGTCGACGGTCGAGCGGGTCCGCTTCATGGACTTCCTGGAACGGGTCGTGGTCAAGCGCAAGTTCGACAAGCATCCCGACGTGTACCGCAAGGCCTCGCCGGTGGCGCGGGTCCATCCGGAGGCGCCGCCGTTCCTGGTCGTCCACGGCACCGGTGACAGCGTGATCCCGGTGGCCCAGGCCCAGAGTTTCGTCGAACGTCTGCGCGGCGTCTCCCGTTCGGTGGTCGGCTATGTCGAGCTTCCCGGCGCGGGCCACGGTTTCGACATGACCGACGGTGCCCGCACCGGAGCCGCGGCGACCGCAATCGGCTTGTTCCTCAACCACATTCACCGAAACCGGAGCCTCATCGGGGCCAAAGAGGTTATATAG